Below is a window of Halobaculum lipolyticum DNA.
CTTCGTGCCGGCCTCGTCGACGACGACGACGCGGTCCTCGGAGGGGACGACGCCGTCGGGGTGCTGGATGAGGATCGCGGTGTCGTTGCCCTCGGCGTCGATGCTGAACGCGAACCCGTCCGGGCGGTCGATCGGTTCCCCGCCCATCCCGGTCGCGACGACCCCGCCGATCCCGGCGACGCTGACGGCCGCCAGCAACATGAACGCCATCGCCAGCGTCGGGAACATGACCCGGATCTGCTCGCGGATCGTCAGCCGCTCCTCCTCGTCGTCCTCGGGAGCGGCGTCGACGGTCGCGGCGTCCGGTTCGCTCACGTGCCGACTCGGGGGGCGGGTGCTCAAAACCGCGTCGCCCCGATTCTCAGTCGTGATTCGGTGCGCCGCGCGCTCGGACCGTCGGGGGGTCGGCCGACCGACTGGGGGCGCGAGATCGGCGGGATCGGCGGGGGTGGCGGCCCGTCACCACGGCTCGTTCTTCGCGCCGATGAGGTACGCGATCACGTTCGTCACGACGTGGAGCACCGGCGTCGCGACGAGCACGACGAGGAGTCGCTCGGGTGTGAACGTCGCGAGCGTCCACCCGGGCGCGAGGACCAACGACAGGCCGAGCGCGCCGACGACGAAGTCGAGTTGGTCGAGCACCGGGAAGGAGGCGCCGCGCTCGCGGCCGCTGCGGCGTTTGAGGAACGAGGCGCCGATGTCGCCCAGCATCGCGCCGAGGGCGAGTCCGAACGCCGCCGGGAGCGGGAACAGCGGGAGCACGCCGGCGTCGACACCGAGCGCGTCGGCGACGGTGGGGTTCGCGGCGTCGAGGACCAGCGCGACCGCGACGCCGACGAGCGTGCCGACGGCGGTGCCGCGCCACGTCTTGCCGTCGCCGAGGACGCGCCGGCCGCCCCACGTCCGTCCGCCGTCGATCGGCGCCCCGCCGCCGGCGAGGACGGCGGCGTTGTTCGGGACGTACGCCGGCAACATCGCCCACAGCGCGCCCGCCACCAGTCCGACGAGTCCTGCCATCGGCGTGTCGTGCTCCCGGTGTCGTGTTAAGTACGGGGATTCCGGGTCGTGTCACCCCGGCGTCCTAGGGTGGGTGCCGACTCGACGGACCGCCGGCGCGACGCGCCCGGCCGGGACGGCCGTGTCGACACGTCGGCGACGGCGCCCGATCCGGCAACACTCAAGGCGCCGCGACGGCAAGCGTTGCCAGTTACATGATCCCGCCAATCGCGAGCCGGTTCGTCGCGGGGGAGTCGCCGGCGACGGCGTTCGACCACGTCCGGCAGACCAACGAGGACGGCGTGAAGGTGATCCTCAACCTCCTCGGCGAACACTACG
It encodes the following:
- a CDS encoding CDP-2,3-bis-(O-geranylgeranyl)-sn-glycerol synthase; this translates as MAGLVGLVAGALWAMLPAYVPNNAAVLAGGGAPIDGGRTWGGRRVLGDGKTWRGTAVGTLVGVAVALVLDAANPTVADALGVDAGVLPLFPLPAAFGLALGAMLGDIGASFLKRRSGRERGASFPVLDQLDFVVGALGLSLVLAPGWTLATFTPERLLVVLVATPVLHVVTNVIAYLIGAKNEPW